In Chryseobacterium shigense, the following proteins share a genomic window:
- a CDS encoding BlaI/MecI/CopY family transcriptional regulator yields the protein MKIQNLTKAEEQVMQYLWKLEKGFLKDILDLFPEPKPHTNTVSTILKVLKDKEFVDYHVYGRQHEYFPIVTKEQYSGKTMKSLVKNYFKGSYKSAVSFLVEKNEMTVEDLEMLLDELKKKN from the coding sequence ATGAAAATTCAGAATCTAACAAAAGCAGAAGAACAGGTGATGCAGTATTTATGGAAACTCGAAAAGGGCTTCCTGAAAGATATTCTGGACCTTTTTCCGGAACCGAAACCCCATACCAATACAGTTTCTACAATTTTAAAAGTTCTGAAAGACAAAGAATTTGTAGATTATCATGTATATGGAAGGCAGCATGAATACTTTCCGATTGTTACCAAAGAGCAGTATTCCGGAAAAACAATGAAAAGCCTTGTGAAAAATTATTTCAAAGGTTCTTATAAAAGCGCTGTTTCTTTCCTTGTAGAAAAGAATGAAATGACCGTGGAGGACCTGGAAATGCTCCTGGACGAACTCAAAAAGAAAAACTAA
- a CDS encoding M56 family metallopeptidase translates to METVLLYLGKVIVCSGVMFLYYQLSLKDRTFHHYNRFYLLFAMVVSLLLPLIRVDDFTIEVNNDMYMLLDKIQNFNTEKNIDNGHIYFRIIFSALGLVSLYFLGKLIFGILKIEKLKRQFQKESFDGINFYRTDLTEAPFSYFRNLFWKNTITLNSDVGEQILKHEMVHIEQKHSFDKVFIEIITSVFWFNPFFHIIKKEITLIHEYLADKKAVKQSDTKAFAQMLLASHFSGTQLPATSPFLSSNLKKRLKMLQKPKTKFGYARRIFALPVLFSVAFAYMVNAKNKEIKETNIAIKEAVSKIKKDTITPRETEEREIISPKFFKESSGKKEIAELGKKIEEKSKALKNLKPDSDEFKRNIDEISELSGEIGRITNSDDFKMAFVIPNADSKRLNDFFKSDEWKNRTKALEDLGVEMPDLSNLDIDFPDAPPAPPTPPNEPKVKIMRFNDVVYQNWDSGDTKASRKAIREGKAARKKAEKARIEAMKLGEKARAMGEEARIQSQAARIAAIKAGDMGRIQGEAARMAGEQARIAGEKARLEGEKARKMGEKIRVEIMKKASEGAKGNAYFFKSSNADKPGSISRTMEFQADNMRRDSDGNIALNGVKKFKVSGDSDDMKFFLDGKEITKSEMDAIKPENIASVSVNKTNTNNVKRGEIRIQTKK, encoded by the coding sequence ATGGAAACTGTACTTTTATACTTGGGAAAAGTAATTGTGTGCTCCGGTGTAATGTTTTTGTACTACCAGTTGTCTTTAAAAGACAGGACATTCCACCATTATAACAGATTTTACCTTCTGTTTGCAATGGTTGTATCATTGCTGCTGCCCCTGATCAGGGTAGATGACTTTACGATAGAAGTAAATAACGATATGTATATGCTTCTTGACAAGATACAGAATTTTAATACAGAAAAAAACATAGACAATGGCCACATTTATTTTAGAATTATTTTTTCAGCTCTGGGACTGGTTTCTCTCTATTTTTTAGGGAAGCTGATCTTCGGGATCCTGAAAATCGAGAAGCTTAAAAGGCAGTTTCAGAAAGAAAGTTTTGACGGGATCAATTTTTACCGTACAGACCTTACAGAAGCTCCGTTTTCATATTTCAGAAATCTTTTCTGGAAAAATACCATCACATTGAATTCTGATGTGGGAGAACAGATTTTAAAGCATGAAATGGTTCATATTGAACAGAAACACTCCTTCGATAAGGTCTTTATTGAGATTATTACTTCTGTTTTCTGGTTCAACCCGTTTTTTCATATTATAAAAAAAGAGATCACCCTGATCCACGAATACCTGGCGGATAAAAAAGCCGTAAAACAATCGGATACCAAAGCATTTGCGCAGATGCTTTTAGCAAGCCACTTTTCCGGAACACAGTTGCCTGCTACCAGTCCGTTTCTAAGTTCAAATCTAAAAAAACGACTCAAAATGTTACAAAAACCCAAAACCAAATTCGGATATGCGCGGAGAATTTTTGCATTACCGGTTTTATTTTCAGTAGCCTTTGCCTACATGGTAAATGCCAAGAATAAAGAAATTAAAGAGACAAATATCGCCATTAAAGAAGCAGTTTCTAAGATCAAAAAAGATACAATAACACCTCGTGAAACCGAAGAAAGAGAAATCATAAGTCCGAAATTCTTCAAAGAATCTTCAGGCAAAAAAGAAATTGCAGAACTCGGGAAGAAAATCGAAGAAAAAAGTAAAGCCTTAAAAAACTTAAAGCCGGATAGCGATGAGTTTAAGAGAAATATTGATGAAATCAGCGAACTTTCAGGAGAAATAGGAAGAATTACCAATTCTGATGATTTTAAAATGGCCTTTGTTATTCCTAATGCGGATTCAAAAAGATTAAATGATTTTTTCAAATCCGATGAATGGAAAAACAGAACCAAAGCTCTTGAAGACCTTGGTGTGGAAATGCCTGATCTTTCCAACCTGGATATTGATTTTCCGGATGCTCCGCCGGCACCTCCCACACCTCCGAATGAACCTAAAGTAAAAATAATGAGGTTTAATGATGTTGTTTACCAGAACTGGGATTCCGGAGATACTAAAGCATCGAGAAAAGCGATCAGAGAAGGAAAGGCTGCCAGAAAAAAAGCTGAAAAAGCAAGAATAGAAGCCATGAAGTTAGGCGAAAAGGCCAGAGCGATGGGTGAGGAAGCCAGAATACAGAGCCAGGCTGCAAGAATAGCTGCTATAAAAGCTGGGGATATGGGAAGAATACAAGGTGAAGCGGCAAGAATGGCTGGAGAGCAGGCAAGAATAGCTGGTGAAAAAGCCAGACTCGAAGGAGAGAAAGCAAGAAAAATGGGTGAAAAAATAAGAGTGGAAATTATGAAGAAAGCCTCTGAAGGTGCCAAAGGAAATGCCTATTTTTTCAAAAGTTCAAACGCTGATAAACCGGGTTCAATAAGCCGGACAATGGAATTTCAGGCAGATAATATGAGAAGGGATTCTGATGGTAATATTGCTTTAAATGGAGTAAAAAAGTTTAAAGTGAGCGGTGATTCGGATGATATGAAGTTTTTTCTGGATGGAAAAGAAATTACCAAAAGTGAAATGGATGCTATAAAACCAGAAAACATAGCCAGCGTTTCCGTTAATAAAACGAATACAAACAATGTAAAACGTGGTGAAATAAGAATTCAGACAAAGAAATAA
- a CDS encoding sugar O-acetyltransferase — MTEKEKCEAGLLYNANYDEQLINERIACKDLCLEYNQLKNSDAQRRSTLIRKILGSTKENICIEPSFWCDYGYNIEAGENFYANHNLVILDCAKVKFGDNVFIGPNCSFYTAGHPLDVKQRNEGLEYARPITVGDNVWLGGNVVVLPGVTIGNNTVIGAGSVVTKDIPDHVVAVGNPCKVIKNIEENN; from the coding sequence ATGACAGAAAAAGAAAAATGTGAAGCCGGACTTTTATACAACGCCAATTATGATGAACAGCTTATCAATGAACGTATTGCGTGTAAAGATCTTTGTCTGGAATATAATCAGTTAAAAAACTCAGATGCTCAGCGCAGAAGTACATTGATCAGGAAGATTCTGGGAAGTACAAAAGAAAATATTTGCATAGAACCGTCTTTTTGGTGCGATTACGGTTACAATATAGAAGCTGGCGAAAACTTTTACGCCAATCACAATCTGGTTATTTTAGACTGTGCTAAGGTAAAGTTCGGCGATAATGTATTCATCGGACCAAACTGTAGTTTTTATACTGCAGGACACCCGTTGGATGTAAAACAGAGAAATGAGGGCCTGGAATATGCCCGTCCCATAACTGTAGGGGATAATGTATGGCTAGGAGGAAATGTGGTGGTTCTGCCCGGCGTTACCATAGGAAATAATACGGTAATAGGAGCGGGAAGTGTTGTCACTAAAGATATTCCGGATCATGTGGTTGCCGTAGGAAATCCCTGTAAGGTTATTAAAAATATTGAAGAAAATAACTAA
- a CDS encoding GLPGLI family protein, with protein sequence MKIKILFFLLLGILSQAQINRFFYDYKYISDSTNRSDVKSDIMLLDINKEGSKYYSREKFISDSTMKADIAKQMKGGFGGNINIKRSKKPGMIFTTVVKKYPEYNISFSERIGNTTYKVTEDQKPEWKILPEKEKIGEYNTQKATTNYGGRSWIAWFSTDIPFQDGPYKFYGLPGLIVKIEDKTGSHIMTLIGNKKTEESSEEDLQIPGLTMIGYGGKEIEINKKQFKKAWKDYLTDPTKDMKQNMSTLPAGVVVNMKNQDGKSIDMNEMYRNIEKMAKEDQLKNNNKIEPELYK encoded by the coding sequence ATGAAAATTAAAATTTTATTTTTTCTGCTTTTGGGGATATTATCCCAGGCCCAGATCAACAGATTCTTTTACGATTATAAATACATCTCTGATTCCACCAATAGATCTGATGTGAAAAGTGATATTATGCTGCTGGATATTAACAAAGAAGGATCAAAATATTACAGTCGCGAAAAGTTCATTTCTGATTCCACAATGAAGGCAGATATTGCAAAACAAATGAAAGGAGGATTCGGAGGAAATATTAATATTAAGAGAAGTAAAAAGCCGGGAATGATTTTTACTACCGTCGTAAAAAAATATCCGGAGTACAACATTTCTTTTTCTGAAAGAATAGGAAATACAACCTATAAAGTAACAGAAGATCAGAAACCTGAATGGAAAATTCTTCCGGAAAAGGAAAAAATTGGAGAGTATAATACTCAGAAAGCCACTACAAATTACGGTGGAAGAAGTTGGATAGCCTGGTTTTCTACAGATATTCCTTTTCAGGACGGACCATATAAATTTTATGGATTACCGGGACTTATTGTAAAAATTGAAGATAAAACGGGCTCCCATATCATGACCCTAATTGGAAATAAGAAAACAGAAGAGTCTTCCGAAGAAGACCTACAGATACCTGGGCTTACTATGATCGGTTATGGAGGTAAAGAGATAGAGATCAACAAAAAGCAGTTTAAAAAGGCCTGGAAGGACTATCTTACAGATCCTACCAAAGATATGAAGCAGAACATGAGTACACTTCCTGCGGGCGTTGTAGTCAATATGAAAAATCAGGATGGGAAAAGTATTGATATGAATGAAATGTATCGGAATATCGAAAAAATGGCAAAAGAAGATCAATTGAAGAACAATAATAAAATAGAACCGGAACTGTATAAATAA